A single Eubalaena glacialis isolate mEubGla1 chromosome 18, mEubGla1.1.hap2.+ XY, whole genome shotgun sequence DNA region contains:
- the GPI gene encoding glucose-6-phosphate isomerase, with product MAALTQNPQFKKLQAWYHEHGSKLNLRRLFEGDKDRFNHFSLNLNTNHGHILLDYSKNLVTEAVMQMLVDLAKSRGVEAARERMFNGEKINFTEDRAVLHVALRNRSNTPVLVDGKDVMPEVNRVLEKMKSFCQRVRSGEWKGYSGKSITDVINIGIGGSDLGPLMVTEALKPYSSEGPRVWFVSNIDGTHVAKTLAALNPESSLFIIASKTFTTQETITNAETAKEWFLLSAKDPSAVSKHFVALSTNTAKVKEFGIDPQNMFEFWDWVGGRYSLWSAIGLSVALHVGFDNFEQLLSGAHWMDQHFRTTPLEKNAPVLLALLGVWYINCFGCETHAMLPYDQYLHRFAAYFQQGDMESNGKYITKSGTRVDHQTGPIVWGEPGTNGQHAFYQLIHQGTKMIPCDFLIPAQTQHPIRKGLHHKILLANFLAQTEALMRGKSTEEARKELQAAGKSPENVEKLLPHKVFEGNRPTNSIVFTKLTPFILGALIAMYEHKIFVQGIIWDINSFDQWGVELGKQLAKKIEPELDGSSPVTSHDSSTNGLINFIKQEREARSQ from the exons ATGGCCGCGCTCACCCAGAACCCGCAGTTCAAGAAGCTGCAGGCATGGTACCACGAGCACGGCTCTAAACTCAACTTGCGCCGCCTTTTCGAAGGAGACAAGGACCGCTTTAACCACTTCAG CTTGAACCTCAACACCAACCATGGGCATATTCTGTTGGATTACTCCAAGAACCTTGTGACGGAGGCTGTGATGCAGATGCTGGTGGACCTG GCCAAGTCCAGGGGTGTGGAGGCTGCCCGGGAACGCATGTTCAATGGTGAGAAGATCAACTTCACCGAG GATCGGGCAGTGCTGCACGTGGCCCTTCGGAACCGGTCAAACACACCCGTTTTGGTAGATGGCAAGGATGTGATGCCAGAGGTCAACAGGGTCCTGGAAAAGATGAAGTCTTTCTGCCAG CGTGTCCGGAGTGGTGAATGGAAGGGGTACTCAGGCAAGTCCATCACGGATGTCATCAACATCGGCATCGGCGGCTCTGACCTG GGACCCCTCATGGTGACTGAAGCCCTCAAGCCATACTCTTCAGAAGGTCCCCGGGTCTGGTTTGTCTCCAACATCGATGGGACCCACGTTGCCAAAACACTGGCCGCCCTGAACCCTGAGTCCTCCCTGTTCATCATCGCCTCCAAG ACCTTCACCACCCAGGAGACCATCACCAATGCAGAGACAGCAAAGGAGTGGTTTCTCCTGTCGGCCAAGGAT CCTTCCGCAGTCTCGAAGCACTTTGTTGCCCTGTCTACCAACACT GCCAAAGTGAAGGAGTTTGGAATTGACCCTCAAAACATGTTCGAGTTCTGGGAT TGGGTGGGAGGCCGCTACTCGCTGTGGTCAGCCATCGGACTCTCCGTTGCCCTGCACGTGG GATTTGACAACTTCGAGCAGCTGCTCTCAGGGGCTCACTGGATG GACCAGCACTTCCGCACGACGCCCCTGGAGAAGAATGCCCCTGTCCTGCTGGCTCTGCTGGGCGTCTGGTACATCAACTGCTTTGGGTGTGAGACGCATGCCATGCTGCCCTATGACCAGTACCTGCACCGCTTTGCTGCCTACTTCCAGCAG GGTGACATGGAGTCCAACGGGAAGTACATCACCAAGTCCGGCACCCGTGTGGACCACCAGACGGGCCCCATTGTGTGGGGGGAGCCAGGGACCAATGGCCAGCATGCCTTCTACCAGCTCATCCACCAAG GTACCAAGATGATACCCTGTGACTTCCTCATCCCTGCTCAGACGCAGCACCCGATAAGGAAGGGTTTGCATCACAAG ATCCTCCTGGCCAACTTCTTGGCCCAGACTGAGGCCCTGATGCGGGGGAAGTCGACAGAGGAGGCCCGGAAGGAGCTACAGGCTGCAGGGAAGAGTCCAGAGAACGTTGAGAAGCTGTTGCCCCACAAG GTCTTTGAAGGAAATCGCCCAACCAACTCTATTGTGTTCACTAAACTCACGCCATTCATTCTTGGAGCCTTGATTG CCATGTACGAGCACAAGATCTTCGTTCAGGGCATCATCTGGGACATCAACAGCTTTGACCAGTGGGG AGTGGAGCTGGGAAAGCAGCTGGCTAAGAAAATTGAACCTGAGCTTGATGGCAGCAGCCCAGTGACTTCTCACGATTCTTCCACCAATGGGCTGATCAACTTCATCAAGCAGGAGCGTGAGGCCAGAAGCCAATAA